The proteins below come from a single Chryseobacterium sp. MA9 genomic window:
- the idi gene encoding isopentenyl-diphosphate Delta-isomerase, giving the protein MEEFVVLVNPEDEVLGLMEKQQAHINGLLHRAFSVFLFNSRGEMLLQKRASGKYHSPNQWTNAVCSHPRHGETYKEGAIRRLKEELGIEAELSEKFNFIYKADVGSGLWEHELDHVFVGNHEADFNLNKEEVEEVRFISMEDLDKEISEHPENFTEWFKIILEEYKHHF; this is encoded by the coding sequence ATGGAAGAATTTGTAGTTTTAGTAAATCCTGAAGATGAAGTTTTAGGACTGATGGAAAAACAGCAGGCTCACATCAATGGCCTGTTACACCGTGCTTTTTCTGTATTTCTGTTCAACAGTAGAGGAGAAATGCTTCTTCAGAAAAGAGCTTCAGGAAAATACCATTCTCCCAATCAATGGACCAATGCTGTGTGCTCACACCCAAGACATGGTGAAACTTATAAGGAAGGGGCAATACGCAGATTAAAGGAAGAACTCGGAATTGAGGCAGAACTTTCGGAAAAATTCAATTTTATTTATAAAGCAGATGTAGGTAGCGGCCTTTGGGAGCACGAGCTGGATCATGTATTTGTGGGAAATCACGAAGCTGATTTCAATTTAAATAAAGAAGAAGTGGAAGAAGTAAGATTCATTTCTATGGAAGATCTGGATAAAGAAATTTCCGAACATCCTGAAAACTTTACCGAATGGTTCAAAATCATCCTCGAAGAATATAAACACCATTTTTAA